A stretch of DNA from Hydrogenispora ethanolica:
TTTCTCTTTGAGCTCGGTCACCTTTTCCACCCCGTCAAAATGAGTATTATAGATATGCTGAATGACGGTTTCACCTGACTTCAACCGCTGGAAATACGGCACATGGTGAAAAAACAGCAATAATTCCTCCGGGCAGCTAGCGGAGGATTCATACATCAGCGCATTTTTTGCCTGATATTGCCCGGCAAAGCCGGTCCCCGATTTCACAGTGCGGTCAATCCCAATCCCCTTACTATCAGCGCGATGATAGGTACCCCAGCGGGAGTATTCATAGCCATCCACATTCGGCCCATAATGATAGTTCGGATTCACCATCCAGCCAATCCCCAACGGCGCCGTATAGCTTTCATAGATTTGCCAGGAAGTGTGCAACATGGAAGAGATGGCATCGATTACGGTTTGATCATTACTGAAGCTCATCCGGATCCATTCTTCAGCGAGTTCAGCCGCAGTCAAATCCGGGTTCCAGGCTAAACGGCCGAATCCGTAAAGATTGGCCTGGGCGAGATCATGCCCGGTCCAGTTGGGATCGTCCCCGATATTCGCCACACCGGCAAAACCGGCATTTTTTCTTTGAAACAAACCACCGGAAACAATCTTTTTTACGGTTGACCCCTCTCCCCTCGCATACGTATCGAAGTCCAATATTTCCTTCCATTGGGGGACAAGGTAGCATAAATGCCGTTGTTGCCCGGTATACTCCTGGGTAATTTGCAATTCGATCATCTGATTGGTCCGCTCCATTCCCCCAAATAGCGGAGATACCGGTTCCCGCACCTGGAAATCCATAGGCCCGTTCTTAATCTGCAGGATCACATTCTCCTGGAAAAGGTCGTCCAAGGGTTGAAAATTGTCATAAGCCGCTTTCGCTCTGTCAGTAGTCTGATCACGCCAGTCCTGAGTGCAATTGTAAACAAAACACCGCCATATCAGTAAGCCGCCGAACGGTTTTAAAACCTCGGCTAACATATTGGCGCCTTCGGCATGGTTCCGGTGATAAGTAAAAGGGCCGGGGCGGTGTTCGGAATCGGCCTTAACCAGAAAACCGCCAAAATCGGGAATCCGCCGGTAAATCTCTTGGACCTGCTTCCGCCACCACTCCTTGACCTCGCCATCCAGGGGATCGGCGGTCGCGAAATCACCCAATTCGATAGGAGCGGCAAAGTTGATGCTGAGAAACACTTTCATCCCATAATTGCGAAATATACCGGCCATTTTGACGACCATACTCAGCCTGCCACGGATTAACCCTGTTTCTTCCCGATGCACGTTAACGTTATTGATGACCACGGCGTTTATCCCTAACGATGCCAGCAGCCTGGCATAATCCCGGATCCTATGCCCGGTATCCCTTAAATGGTTTTGCTCGTAAAAGATAGACTTTCCGGCATAACCTCTTTCGACGGTGCCGTCCAGATTATCCCAGTGATCGATCATCCGCAGCGGATTCACCGGCGCCTCATGAATATTAAGATTCCCAATCTCCCGTTGCATCTGCAGCAATCGCAAAAAATGGAATACGCCGTATAAAATCCCCTGGTCGCTTCCAGCTGCGATCAAAATAAACTGGTACTCCGGTTTTTTAACAGTCTTCACCACAAACCCTTGCGATCCGAGCCGCTCCGCCTCGATACCGCCCGTCTCACAGTCAATCACGGAATGGCTGCCGATTTTTCCCACCATGATGAATTTGTCCCGGTTTGGACTGGCGGAGAGCGCCACTTCCACAGCCAGCAGGCTTTTGATGGCACCTATCAATTCTTCCTTGGCCGAACAGAGCACCGGGGTTCCCGGCCGAAAAACAACGCTGGCGCACCATGTCCGGTATTCCTCCAGTAACTTTTCATCCCGGATTTGCTCATATCGCAACCAGCATCGATACCCCGCATCTCGTATCAACGCATTCATTTTCCGTCTCCCCAGAAAGTTAA
This window harbors:
- a CDS encoding alpha-glucuronidase family glycosyl hydrolase — encoded protein: MNALIRDAGYRCWLRYEQIRDEKLLEEYRTWCASVVFRPGTPVLCSAKEELIGAIKSLLAVEVALSASPNRDKFIMVGKIGSHSVIDCETGGIEAERLGSQGFVVKTVKKPEYQFILIAAGSDQGILYGVFHFLRLLQMQREIGNLNIHEAPVNPLRMIDHWDNLDGTVERGYAGKSIFYEQNHLRDTGHRIRDYARLLASLGINAVVINNVNVHREETGLIRGRLSMVVKMAGIFRNYGMKVFLSINFAAPIELGDFATADPLDGEVKEWWRKQVQEIYRRIPDFGGFLVKADSEHRPGPFTYHRNHAEGANMLAEVLKPFGGLLIWRCFVYNCTQDWRDQTTDRAKAAYDNFQPLDDLFQENVILQIKNGPMDFQVREPVSPLFGGMERTNQMIELQITQEYTGQQRHLCYLVPQWKEILDFDTYARGEGSTVKKIVSGGLFQRKNAGFAGVANIGDDPNWTGHDLAQANLYGFGRLAWNPDLTAAELAEEWIRMSFSNDQTVIDAISSMLHTSWQIYESYTAPLGIGWMVNPNYHYGPNVDGYEYSRWGTYHRADSKGIGIDRTVKSGTGFAGQYQAKNALMYESSASCPEELLLFFHHVPYFQRLKSGETVIQHIYNTHFDGVEKVTELKEKWLQLQNLIGDERFARVLARLDEQLEHAKEWRDVINSYFYRKTGIPDELGRKIF